From the Chloroherpetonaceae bacterium genome, the window TTAGAAATTTTAGCCTTCACTATTGCTTCATTGATGCTACCGCAATTTTCACAAGAAAAGTTTGAGGCAGAAAGCAAAGTCTCGCTCGCACGGGTGTTAGCCGTAGCGTCCGACTAATGCGTGCAGTTATTATCACAATTTTTACCGCTTTGCCATGCGCACCACCTCGTTAGCTGCTTCTGCACATATTTTTGAGCACCATTTTCGTGTCTTACCTGAGGATATTGATGTGCAGAACCACGCCAGCAACATCTCTTACCTAAAGTGGGTGCAAGATGCAGCAGTATCGCACTGGCGGCACCGCGCCACACTTGAGCAACAAGAAGCCTTTACTTGGGTTGTTATTCGGCACGAGATTGACTACCTCAGACCCGCTTTTTTAGGGCAGGAACTGCTTGCAAAAACTTGGATTGGCAACGCTACTGCAGCGACTTGCGAGCGCTTCACCGAAATTTGGCGACCTAGCGATCACTGTCTTCTGGCTAAAGCTCACAGTGTGTGGTGTTTACTTGACCGACAATCTTTTCGTCCAAGACGCATTACGCAGGATTTAGTAGAACGCTTTACCTGAAAGCAGCGCCTCCAATCTAAGGTAGCCCTGTGCAGGACTTTTGCTTGGTTGTATTATTACGGGCGTTGCTAAATGAACTGCTCAATCACCATTCAACCTATCCATAGAGGACATTCAAGCAATGAAAAACGTGCTCATTATTGGCACAACGGGTGTTTTGGGGCGCGAGTTGGTGCCACGCCTGAAAGCCAAAGGCTACTATGTGCGTGGGCTCGTGCGCCCTGAGTCTAAGGAAAAGCTGCAAGCGGCTTATGCGGCGGGTCTACCTGAGTTCGAAGTTGCGTATGGCAACATTATGGATCCTCCTAGCTTGCAAGCTGCCATGCAAGGCATTGATGTCGTCATTTCGTGCGTCAGTGCTGGGCAAGATCGCACGGCTGAATCGCGTGGCAAAGCTGAACACTACGGGCAGATGAATGCAATTGAAGCAGCAAAACGTGCAGGCGTCAAGCAGTTTATCTTCACCTCTACGCTTTTTCCGAAGAATTCCTTAGGCTACAGCTTCGTGTGGGCGAAACTTATGACGGAGGAAAAGTTACGTGAAAGCGGTCTAACCTATACGATATTTCGCCCCTGTGGATTTTTCTATGAGCTGTATTATCGTGGCGAGCCCTTTGTGCAAGCTACCAATGCCTTCCCAATTTTGGGCGATGGCAAGACCACCACACAGATGTTAGCCGAGCAAGACGTTGCCAAGATGTATGTCGCAGCGATTGGCAACTTAGAGTGTATGAACCGCACTCTTGAAATCGGCGGTGGGCGCGTGATGACCTTTGATGAACTCATTGAAGAGTGGTCAAGGGTGCGCTTGAAATATGAAGGCAAGCCTGTTATTCCATTTCACATTCCTGTTACGCCGCTGCGCATTTTTGCCGAAGCCGTGAAACCTTTCTGGGAACAGGCTTGGGGCATCGTGCACCTGTTGGATTTTAGCTACGACAACATGGAATGCGATATGACCGAGCCCAAACGTATCTTAGGCATTGACCGCCTGATGACACTCGAGGAATACATCACTGAGGCGTATGAGAAAAAATACGCCAGTCGCCGCCTCTCCGCAACTGCTGCACCTACCCCATCACACAATTAGGACGTGGGGACGATACAGACGAATTTACTACTAACTGCTTTCAGCACGAGAGATGGGTTTTCATAGCAGGCTGGCGCTTTCAGACTGGCACGGCGCGCTAGCGAAAGAACTTTACGTAAAT encodes:
- a CDS encoding SDR family oxidoreductase, which produces MKNVLIIGTTGVLGRELVPRLKAKGYYVRGLVRPESKEKLQAAYAAGLPEFEVAYGNIMDPPSLQAAMQGIDVVISCVSAGQDRTAESRGKAEHYGQMNAIEAAKRAGVKQFIFTSTLFPKNSLGYSFVWAKLMTEEKLRESGLTYTIFRPCGFFYELYYRGEPFVQATNAFPILGDGKTTTQMLAEQDVAKMYVAAIGNLECMNRTLEIGGGRVMTFDELIEEWSRVRLKYEGKPVIPFHIPVTPLRIFAEAVKPFWEQAWGIVHLLDFSYDNMECDMTEPKRILGIDRLMTLEEYITEAYEKKYASRRLSATAAPTPSHN
- a CDS encoding acyl-CoA thioesterase, which gives rise to MRTTSLAASAHIFEHHFRVLPEDIDVQNHASNISYLKWVQDAAVSHWRHRATLEQQEAFTWVVIRHEIDYLRPAFLGQELLAKTWIGNATAATCERFTEIWRPSDHCLLAKAHSVWCLLDRQSFRPRRITQDLVERFT